DNA from Tripterygium wilfordii isolate XIE 37 chromosome 4, ASM1340144v1, whole genome shotgun sequence:
GTCAAAGTATTCAGAAGCCACCCTAACATGGCCTTCTTTACAAAGAGAATCCAACAAAATCTCTAACAAATTTGTCACTGAATCAGAATTACGGATCAAATCTAGAGTGCTTGCATATTCAAATGTTCGAATTGCAGGTTGTGTCATTCCTGCAGAATTGTATAAGCACAAAATGATCAGAAGCCAAACAGCCATGAAGAAAACCAGTAACTGCCTGCAAAATCAGCAATAGGTCTTTGAAAACCAGTGTAGCAGAATTTTCTTTACATGGGAAGCAAATAGCTGTGAAAATCTAGACTCTGAGCACATTTGAACAACAAGccctaaaataaaatcaacGAAGTGAATTCAAGTCATATACACATTCAAACCTCAAATTATAACTTGAAGGGCactctaaactctaaagtaTCTTAAATTATCAATTTGGATATAATGTAACTTCATATTCCAAACCATTCTAACAATAGGCAAACACAAACTTCAGAGATAAGAAAGGATACCTCCGCGGGAATACCTTCTGATCATAATCGCAAAGGTATCGCACGAAATCAGCTCTAATCCCTCATTTTTACCAATCAGGTCAAGAATCAAGAACCACGCAGAATCGAACTCCCTCACTTTCCCAAGCAGATAGATCATCGAATTGAACAGTGCCGGAGTGGATTGAAACCCCGGTTTCTTCAACGCCCAATGAAACAGAGTGTGCAGCAACTTAGGAGAAGAATCGAAATGATCAAACACGGCTTGCAAGAGAGCCGAAACCGGTTCAATCCCAGTGTTGTCCAACGCGGCTTCCAAGGTGTGACCGGCCCGGAGAGACGGATCTCTTAGTAGGGAGTAGAGAGTGGTAACGTCATCCTGTTGATAGCTAGGGCTAAGGTTTGGCGACAGGCTTTGTTCAGGGGGCGTAAGTGGTTGTGGTGGCGGCGGTGGAGCCCAGGGAGGACCGTTCGAAGGTTGGGGCCACTTGATAACTGGGTTGCAAGACACTGAAACCCATGATTCGTCGGCGGcggtgaaagaagaaaaaggaaaggttGCGGCCAGTTTGGTGGCGGTAAGAGAACGAAGATAGTAGCATTTATGTAAACAACAGATGCCGTTCATTTGCAGGGCAAGGAAACTACGAGAAGCCGAACTCACAGAGTGATGTTAAAGAACAAAGAGCCAAACTTTGCTAATGAATTTACAAAATTACCCTGCCCGAATTACAAAATTGGTATTGCGGTTGCTAAGAAACGGAAGATAAAAAGGAGACAAAAAAAACGACTGCGTGCGAGCCACAAGAATGGCTGCCATTAATCTCGCCGGCATATCTCTCCAGCCACCGAATTTCTTCTCTGCCGATGGAACCCGCCGAAACCGCATTAAGTTTCTACGTAAGAAGAGATCGATCTCGGCGTCCGTCGTGTCCTGTTCGCCGGAATCTTCTGCAACAGATCCCGAGAAGCCCGAAATTGAGCTCGAGTTTGTTGGGGTAACACTTGCATTCCAACTGAAACTGAAATCAGTTGACAATCACACCACGAAGCACTCTCTCGTTTTGTTGAAACGATTGCATTTACAGTGacttttccttattttgatGCTAATTCGTTTCCGGTGGTCACGATGGCAGCCAAAGCCGGAAAGCCACGGCAAGTATTCGGTGGAGAGAGCAAAAGCGGTGAGTGGAGAGAAGCTATTGAGGAACATTATGCTGGATAACAAGATTGAGCTTTACGCTGCCTATGTGAGTTGTTAACCTCCCCGCGTATTTTAGTTAGTTCACAGCCAAAAGGTCTATTTTGCGCACCATGGTGTTCCATAATGAACGACGCCGTGTTGGTTCAAATTGTACTAGTTATTTTTGGCTTCCTTTTGCTCCCATGAatcattgaatatttgaatctgcatctcatttttaaaattataaatttgtattttatcCTGGTTCATGGAAAGTTCAAATTTATGTTATAAATTTCATTCACTTTTTTCTTAATGTATTTATGTGTGTAAATAATTACATTCTGAATTcagaaagtttatatatatgtattccaATAGGGGAAAGTAATGAACTGTGGAGGTGGCGGAAGCTGTGGTACTTGCATTGTGGAGGTATATACCTAGTGTTGATCTTATATTTATTACTGTTTTCGAACTCTCAAAGAATTTGTTACTTGCTATGGATTTGTAATATTCCAATACAACAATTTGTTCCACTTGAAACAAAATGAGGTCATGATATCCACGAAACCTTGAAGTGTTTTTACATTTCAGAAGAAACAAATAATTTCATTTAAAGCTAATAGATTTGCTCCTAAATCTCATTGCTCATGGAACGCAATGGAATGATCGAGTTACTAGAGTATCTAGCTTTAGCCTGGCTGCAGGATCTTTAAGCAGAAAGGCGCTTGTTGCCTGTAAATTGGCTGATTGCTCTATGTTAACAAAGCAAGGGTATTATTGCTTGTTTATGACTTGGCAATTCTATGTTCCTACTGTTGTATGCCACATGAATCTATATTTTCCAAATTTAGCTTCAGTCGTAAGCCACACGTACAATTTTTCTATAtgagttagatttttttttttgattgctgCCTGTGTCATTTTGATCTGTCCAGATTCTTGATGGAAAGGATCTTTTGAATGAGAGGACAAATACTGAACTTCGGTATATAAAGAAggttctctctctcactctctcacaTGCACACACGCACTCCAATTATTGAACAATTTGGATGGCTATTTGAGACTTTTAACCATGGCCGCAATCTGCAGAAACCTGAATCCTGGAGACTTGCTTGTCAAACTATCGTGGGCAATAAAGAAAACTCAGGGAAGGTATGATCATTGATTAATAGTGAAAATTGGTAATACTACCTTGAATTACCGCAAGATTTAGTGTGGCGTTTCTTCTTCATGTTAGTTAACCCCTGACGGTTTACATTCACCTCATCAATGCCGGACAAGGCAAGTAAACTGGCAAGAAGCGTAAAAACAGACTCAAGCCACATTTTGGTCTTGTTGTCTTACAACATATAATTATGTATGGTAgaatgcaaacaaaaaaaaaaaaaaaatttgttcaagACATTTTACCCTTGTGAGTTTAATTTCAGGTTGTGGTTCAGCGGTTGCCCCAATGGAAAAAGTGATTACTAAGTCTCCGTTTTAAACATCACCAAACCTTGTTTTGAAGGAAGCATCATGAAAAGTGTGGTCCTCAAGAACTCATGGTAACCTGCTTCTGAATCATTTGCCACGCTGCAAATATGTATATTAGTCATTGCAATATGTTACTGTGTTTTTGTACATTGTCTGTGGACAACAGCGTTTACTTGTAATTCAAGTAAGCGGGAAAATGTAAAGGAACTACGAAATTCTTCACTAATTGTCTATTGGAAGCAATTAGTTATCATGCGGGTTTGATGATGGCACAAGAGCAGGAGGTTGCTTCTCTTTTGCTCTTTAGAATACCAGCAGAATCCAGATCTTCTTGAGTTGGAAATCTTTCATCACTCACCTAAGCAGGTCTAATCATTGAATAATCTCCGTCTTTGGGTTTGAATCCTGAAATGGAGACTCGTTATGTGGTTGGTCCGTCTGGCCCCCCCTTGAACTGGGTTAGTCTTGTTAGATTTTCTTTATTAGGTCTGCGGCCTTGGGATGCATGTCCATCTATTAACCCGAAAAGGGAAATTTGTAACAAAATAAACATCTAAAGAATGAAGAAATTTGAACAAATATGATAATCGCCTTGTACAATTTGCCTAATTTGTTGGTAGATACCGATTAATGGCAAAGCTTCAATTAGCTAATACAGAGAATTGTACACTCCACTGCATGGCCCTGCCAACAACATTATGCAGGAATCACTGAACAATCCATACAGTAGTACTCGAACCTAAAAGATCATAACAGCATAAGTTACAACAACTGGCTCTTTGAGGACCATCCACACACAAAAAATCCCATGATCCCAAACCATTTGCATCAACTTCTATGGCTCCCCCCCAAAAGATAGAAAGGTCAGGATAACAACAGTTCAGGAATTACAATTAACAAGCAATTGTCGTTGCTGAAGGAGTTACCAAGACAGCAGTTTTCCCTGTCACTGGCTGGAGACTGGCTACATTCTCAAGCAGCAACCACGCTTCCTTCCGCTTCTCAGCTACCATGCTTTGCTTTGCTTCTTCCTCCTTGAATTGAGTATGACAGGACATGAACAACACctcatccatatccacaaacaTCTTTCTGACATTGTGAGTTAAATTGAGCACTGCTTGGTTCCAATGGCCATGAGCATTCTTCTCTAAGGCTGGAAGTATGATGGGCAAGATCACCTGCCTGTTATGCGCAATCAGGTTCACAATTTGATCGTTGTTCCACAAGAAAAGGGTCCTTTCTGCCAcctgaaacaaaaaaatttgtcaaaatacTACTCAAATCTTTTCCCAACAGGTACCGGAGCGTTATTCCCAAGTTCAATACAGGTATTGACTGTTTGCCAAAGGTTCTTCTAATAAACAGTAAGGAGGGTATGAATTGCTATCCAAGTGATGATATATCAACACCGTAGTACTTAAACCAAAATAATACAATACTAACTAACTCAGGGGAAGATTCCCATGGGAAATGAATGAAGATCAATACCAATTCTCACAGGAACAGCGTTGAGTGGGaggcaaaaagaaagaaaaaaaaaagcacataaaTATAACACCTAGACCCAAATTTAGAGACTCCAATACCCAGACCATAAAGAAACAAATTTACGGATCTATAACCCAAAAAGTGTGAACAAAGGTATCATATAGATTAAGCAAGCTTGAAGCCGgacataaaagtataaaacaatAAGGGGGATAGAGTTTTGGCTAATCATATGAGATGACAGATGGAGCTCCAAATACCCTATATTTTGATTCCATCAATTTGAGAAAATATGACAGCACTCTCTAGGATTGATGCTCCCCCCATCaaacatcatcatcatgcaCATAGAAATTGCTAAAACCATTAGTGCATTAGATGATACTCCAAGGAAAAGATTTTAGACCCAGTAGAAAGGGGATATGAGTTAGTGATTTTCCAAGGATTTAGGTAGAATGGGCATCCAAACTCCAACGCTTTATTCACCAAAGTGGCAAACCTTCATTCTGGTGGCTTTACATGAGGCAGGGCAAAAGATATTTCTCTTGCATGCAGGAGTCTTGGTGCCGGAAACGAGACCAACCAGTCCTGTCAGGAACAAGTGGTAAGCTATATGGGCAAAGGTTATGCCGAGAAACTGTGTTTATCCTAAAACCCTAAGTTGATGTGCATAATTTCTTGTTAGGTTTCCAATTCAGCAAGCCTGAATGTAAGTTACTTACAGCATGTAAATAAAGCATTGCATTGATATGTCCGTCCCATATTTAGTGTAAAATTGGTCGATCCACCAGTCAGTTTTATCATGCCAAAGAAACCACTTTGGTTTAACATCACATCGCATAAAAGGAATATATTAAATGTTAAAGAATGAGGGTTCACAAACAAATGAAGATTAACTTTGGCATGTAAAAGGGAGAACAGAAATACCTGGAAATGAAAACTATTAATGCAGCACCCAAGCCGCCAAAACAATGGGGCCATGATCTTTTGAAATTCAACCATGTTAATGGATTCCAAAATCTCTTCAATCTCAGCCAGAAACATCACCTCCTTCTGGCTATTCGTTATTGGCCAGAATTTCAACAATCCTTTTATCACTGTACTCGCCAGCTTCGGCTCCTTTTCTATGAACTGTGTAACACAATAGGACAGCTGTTGGAAATAAACGCCCAGTGACTTTGGCTTGTGCAGGGGTATCAAAACCCTCCACAAGAAAATTTTATGCTCTTCCTTCAAAGGGACAGCAAACCCACTTATTATACTCCCATAGATCTCCAATAACTCTGCAATTCCATTGTGTCTCTCCGTCTCAAATGCAAACCTATAAAATACATTGCTCGTAGATTTTCGAATAAATGGCCTATGCACCATAAATTTTCCATAAGCCCTGTGCAAAATAGTCTTCAAACAGTCCCTCTCCCTAGGATCCTCTGAATCAAACAAGTCAAGCAACCTCAATATAAATGAATGGTCTATATACTTTTTTGCCACCTTTGCATCTAAACATGAAGAAGTGATAAATTTAAGCAGTAAATCATACACAATTTGTAAGTGTGGCCAAGCAGGATCAAACACTGGCAGttcatcatcattttcaccGCCATTTCCACCCGTATGGGACCGGCAATTTGGTGGGAAAACCCTAAAAAGATTAACAGCACACATCCTACACATTGCCAAAATCGCAGGCTCACTGAACCTCATTGACCCAGgagacacaaagtccacaagtTCAAGCAAGGTGTGCTTTTTAACGTCTTTTTCAATAGAGTTCTTGGTTGGTTCAGTGAAATCGAATGTTACACAACATAGACTCACTTTACTTACAAAGAGGTTCATTCTCTCAGCGCTGGGCACGTCCTTAAAGGGCACAAGGGGCTCTATCCCCGCCACTACACTCGCTGGGAACACGGCTGAGGAAGTGCGTTTAGGGCCATTGGATATGGAGCCCGAAGTCACTGGGCCAGGAGCACCACTGGATCGGGAGCCGGAGTTTGGCGACGCTGAGTCTTGCCGGACCGACTCGGAAGAGTCGTTCTTCAAGGATTTCCGGGGAAGTCTACTCAAGATTTGCTTAATCATTGTCAAATTTGATAAGACtatgaacaaaacaaacaaatactataattgaaatagaaaaaaaaaaatgagtctTGGAGTGTTAAAAGAAAACCATGAGGAGGGATTTTGACAAGAACTAGAGGATTAAATCAGAAACCCTAGATTTTGGGGGAGAACACGCCTCCATTTCAGAGTCTGGCGTGCATACATATACAAAGGGATTCAGGAGCAGCGATATTGGAGAAACGACAGATCTCTGCCAAATGTAGCCATAGATGATGCCTACAAATTGGAAGCATGAAACCCTAATGATCAGATTCTGATTGCAAAGCTAAATCTGATTCTCATCATCACAATCTCTGCTCGAAATTTACAGAGGGGAAGCAACATATACATATGTACGTGTGTGCATATATAGAATGGGAAGGTTTCAGGCTTTTGAATGCGAAATCACATCTGAAAGATCTagtgagagaaagagaagacatGTTCAACTGAAAGCGGGAAAGAATCCGATGTTGATGTTCCCTTACATGAAGAGTAAGAGTATGCACAGCATATGACATCCATTgaacagaagaaagaaaatttattgaaattatTACAAGAAAAAGGGACAAATATGTTGTTTCAATGTCTTGGTTTTCCTTTTCTCGGGCGATGAGAAAATTATGTAATTTTCTCGGAAAATTAAGGTACTttactattttaaaaataattgtaaaaaataaataatattttctttccCGTTCTGAGTTCTGAGAGTAGAGTACTTAACTACTTCGATGATAGGTTTCAGTTTAGGGGTGTTCATTCCGTTTTTTGTTCGGTTTTTAATCATAATCGAAATATTCTaatcgattcggttatgatattttagaatccataaccaaaCTAAAGTAACCGTATTTTTCAGAGCGGATCTAATCGGTTTTCGATTTTtgaagaaatagaaaaaatatgaataaatctcaaatagagtgagaaaatagtccatgatcgactccaactccatTTAACAAAGCTTAATCAAAAttcataataatgataataaatgtattatctcatcacaattaaataaaaaataaatttacaataccgagagaaataatacgataaagaaaaaaaaaacatacatgaagGTGTCTCCCCACTTTCATTTTAAGAATAATcgttcttaatttatatgaattttaaaatgataaagccaccatgagtttcaactaatcaatcttaatttataatttgtgtaatgattatgttaattggtatctaaatttataatttgttatgaagatacaattagagttttacaaatactactttgCCTCCCATAGTCTCATATTCCAATATGTAACTTTTGAATATattctaatttaatatatatttatataatatatattaatattattcgattttttttgttataaccataaccgtaaccgaaaaaatCATAACCGCAAAATATCCaaaatttactaaaatcataatcatatcTGAAAAATCAtatccgaaaatcgaataaccacgaTTACGGATCGATTTCTCGGTTGTGGACAACCCTAGGTTTCACGGGCCGTTTGAGAACCTGGCGTCTTGTCGCGAGAACGGATTATCTACCGTTGGAAAATTTATGATCGAACAGTAGCATGGTAcaaaccaaagcatcaatcacgTCGATTTTCAACTAAGTCAACCACCTGTCGACGATACCTGTGCCCTGTCCAATAATAATATCAACTTGACAAATTACTTTAAGGGATAAGTATTACATAAGtctttaaatttattaaaattatcaaTTCAGCCCTTAAATTTTTTATGTCAAATGAGTCATTCGACTTCAACAGATGATTCACGTTTGCCCTTTCATCCATTAAGGGCACTTGTAATGGTAGACAATTATtgagccaacaaagatgttgtcttttgctgatgtgactgtattgtaaaacttgttttgcttatgtggctgtattgagagaagtgttttgttgatgtggatgtaatgatatttggtgttttgatgtagttttgttgtggataatatggaggaatggaatgttgttgggttgggtggaaagagaaagtgtgtgagaagagaaaagtgtatagaaatttgtgtttttgttgatatgactgtattagaataagTGTCTGACTTGACTTTTCGCTAAAAATCACTTTACGTGGACTCCATTTGTTGAcgtatcttttaatttattaaaaaaataataatatgtgTAATTATTGACATGTCAATATGACATATTAGAAAAAAACCTAAAAGAGAATCAAAACTTTCTGGGCATTGGCAGTGAtggaaaacaacaaagaaaatcaaaaatcaaaaaccaaaaatcaccaccaccactcTTTGCAAAACCAGATCTGGACATTGTCTCCCTTACCTCCCTCTCCGACCTCCAAATCTAGCTCTCCTCCACGGCGtccctctcctcctcctcctccaagtGCCGAGCTTCTCTCAGGATCCGATTTGGACGGGATTTGGGTTTTAgggctttgatttttttgattgttAAAGAGCTTTGATGTTTGAAGAAGTGCTCCGGTATGTATCCAGATATGAGTCCGGCAAGTTGATCTCTCTATCTCTTCAAATCTCTCTCTTCTGCAATTTTATGGACTTGAAATTTCAAGCCCTAACTAATTTCATTACTGATTTTAGTGGATATATTATGAATCTTGATGCTCATATTCTCGTCGACTAGTCCTGCAGTCACACACTCAAATCTgccatcttcttcctcttctgcaGTCACCCACTCAAATCTGGTTTGATCTAATCATCGATTTTGGTGGTATAGTTGTGCAACAAGAAATGACGATGATTCCTCGGCAATTGATTTGGGAGATCGTGAATAAGAACAAATTTTGTTGTGTGAAAGAGTTTGGGAGATGGTTAATGACTATCGTCGGAGATGGTGTATTGTCGCCGGAGATGGAGTGTTCACTGGAGAAGATGATTCTCATCTTTTTcagattatttatttattaattaatattttttaatcataAATTTGAAATGACATGTATAGTCGTTTCATTGGTCGATGCCAAATGTATGCCACctcaataattattaaaaaaaaacatgagatATATTTAACGGCTATGTCAGCGCCACCTTTTTAACGGAATGAGTGGCTTGTTTGGCCCATTATTGATGCATCAATGGCTTATTTAAGACGAAAAAAAGTTTGAGGGTTGAATTGATCCTTAGTTCAAAATTTCTTTGTGATATTTATcctttattttaaaaacatcTATGtatgtaaaaataataatatattatcacaatttttaaaatataatttatggaGTAAATATCTTAATTTTTAAGGAATAGAGAAACCGAATTTTGCACTTTATTCAAATATATAAAGAGCACACTATGACTAAGCAATCATTTTGTAATGGATATGTTAAATTGAAATAACTACTAAAATTGctccctttttcctttttttctttttttctttttccaattcaAGCCATAATCATATCgataataccaaaataccctttCAATAAGACGTTGACATGTGTCATTACCTAAATACTCAACATTGAGAATCACCTTTGGCTTAACCACGTGTCACCTCGGTCATCAAGGATATCGACATGGTCAAGTCAATAAATCATTCCATCATTAATGGGATGTGTATTTCTAACTCCCATGATTATAAAGGATCAGTTACAACCGCAAAAGAGCTGTTACAATTGTATAACAACAGTTATACAAAAAAAAGACTTCCACTTAGATAAATCACTCTCACTTTTTCACTTTTACTATCAACTAAAGAGAAAACTCTCGCGCTCCTTAGCGTTTCTACATTATCGAACTGAATTGAACGGCGGAGTGTCCCCTTGAGGAAAATCTCGGGGACCCCCGTATTTCACATTCGTTACTTGTGCAGTGAAAGACAATATCAAAGAGTCCTTGTTTGATCAACTGAGACGCACATAAACCCGAGAAGCCGATTGTCGACCAGTCATCCGATTCTACTTGTCATCACATACTaactataaaaaattaaaattaaaaaaaataaaaaaacatattataGTACTTTCTCCATATAAAAACTCCTATGACATCTTATGCATCAAAGGAAAGTatatttggtttctttactAATCCATCTACTTATACCGTCTAACGAGAGATCATTGtggaaaattttcaataaaatttatgGAGTACTTCAACtataaatacttttttttgaaGTTCATTAGGCCTTAGTTTTCCCTTATCTTAGGTTTATAGTAGTTTTAATCTAGGTTTATAGTTTCCTTGTTGGAATTATTGATACTTTTGATTATATTTATTTGGGATAAGTATCACAGATGTCCTCTTTAAAGATGAATTTAGGATTTTTGAAGAAGATTTAACTCAAACAAAAGAACCGGCCAATCCACCATGGGCAATACGCCTCCTGCAAGCTCAACTGGATGATTTTGTACAACAACATCAGCCATTAAAGACAAAACGCATACACCTTGTCTTCAACTTCACAAAACTGTAAAGCCCAtcactttcttccaagtttTAGGCTGACCTAGATGAAAATTTGCTTGGCATCAGTGTATATCGCACCATCATTtactttttttccctctccaTTAGCGGAGGTCCCATCGCTTCAGAATCCCTAGGGGGTAGTTTCCATAATGCACATTCCGGTCTCAACGATTGTTTTCATATAAGAATCGGCGACGCAGTCATGATCCTGTGAactccaatttgaaacaaaccCTAGTTTTTCATAGtcacgttttttttttccttctaaaaatGCCATGTCATATTATacacataatttttatttttaagaaaatcaaataCATGTCAGAAAATTGAGTCCACGTCAGACTTTTTTAAGTGCGAAGTGCTAATGTGACCTATTATTTGAAGTCGAAGGGCTGATTTGATATAAAAAACACGAGGGTTGAATTCACTCTTTTTGATAAGTTCAGGGAATCTGTGATAATTATCGCTATTTATTTATATGCAGTATTAATTCATTCAATTATTCTTAACGCGGTGGGAATACACGTATCCTGTGTTCGTGGCAAGGTGATACCATTATCATAACAAGCCAAACAGCTTTCACAAGAATATTATTATTGCAAAAACACATGTTGGGTAATGCCTTGATGGCAGCATCCGATATTTGCTCGCCTCTAGCTATTATTAcattttatatttctttttaatttttattttattcgaAATATGAGACCAGGTGTCATTTCCATATATATTCTCAGGCCGAAGCAGCCAAGCAAGCAATGGAACTCGAAAGCCGACTCTTATCTTTCCTTTAAAGAAAACAACGAAAGCGACTCCCACGACGCACGACACCGTTTTAGGCTGCGTTGATCCTTCATTCCTCAGCTCTGAGCCCTTATCGGCTCTCTTTTGCTCCCAATTTGCTATTCGGTACGAACCCCTTCTCCGCcgtctctctctgtctttgtATGTATTGGTTAGAGTAGCTTGCTTTGTAGCGGCAAGGAGGGTTTGATTGTGGATCTTTTTCCTGGGTTTTATAGTCAATTGATGTGTTTTAGGGTTCTTGAGAGTGCGATTATCGTTGATTGTTAGTCAACGTCTTTTATTTTTGGGGATTTTAGTATTTTGCTTTTCAAACAACTTATTAGACGCGATCTGGTTGTTCAATTCGTATTAGAAACCATGAGCTTCCCCTTGTTGAGAATTAAAATTATTACAGCTGATAGTAATTAGATTTCGGCCAATTTGAGTGATTGTGGGATTAAAGAATTCAAGATGGATTGGAATTATGAATTTTATGCTGTTTATTTACGTATGTGAAATCCTTTCCAATCAACTTAAGAGTTCATGGTAAAGATAATTTGATAATTTGTTTCTTCAAACATGTACTTCTTTTGTTGAGATGGTGAAAATTTATTACTTTAATATGTCATTTCTTTTTCCTATTTCTGACCATTCCTCTGTGACCAAACAGAGTTGTCATATTGGTATCACTACTGATCAATTTCTTCAACTGTGGCTCTTATACTGTTGATTTTATTGTATAATACAATTGCAATTggttcttttaattttgtgttagtttttccttgtttatttaAGCTTTATATGAAGCAGTCTCATTGATAATCACTTCAAGAtaataatcaatttttttaatcgaTTTAAGATTATTTTTATTCCTTCTATTTTTGATAAGTTTTAAAGCTTTACTTGTAATAATATTTTGAAGTTTCTGCAAAAGCAGAGCAAAATGCGGAAAATAATCTTTCAATATTGATAATTTATGTTTCACTAAAAGAACATTTTCTTGAAGTAAACTAAGGAGTTCTGTTAACCTGCTACATTGGATGTTAATAATTTTAGGAGGTCCCTTATAATTTACAGATATTGAAAGTAGAGCATCTTTGGCATTGTCTACCTTTCTTAGAGACATAGGATTTGATTTCTgattattttga
Protein-coding regions in this window:
- the LOC119996610 gene encoding serine/threonine protein phosphatase 2A 57 kDa regulatory subunit B' kappa isoform isoform X1 gives rise to the protein MIKQILSRLPRKSLKNDSSESVRQDSASPNSGSRSSGAPGPVTSGSISNGPKRTSSAVFPASVVAGIEPLVPFKDVPSAERMNLFVSKVSLCCVTFDFTEPTKNSIEKDVKKHTLLELVDFVSPGSMRFSEPAILAMCRMCAVNLFRVFPPNCRSHTGGNGGENDDELPVFDPAWPHLQIVYDLLLKFITSSCLDAKVAKKYIDHSFILRLLDLFDSEDPRERDCLKTILHRAYGKFMVHRPFIRKSTSNVFYRFAFETERHNGIAELLEIYGSIISGFAVPLKEEHKIFLWRVLIPLHKPKSLGVYFQQLSYCVTQFIEKEPKLASTVIKGLLKFWPITNSQKEVMFLAEIEEILESINMVEFQKIMAPLFWRLGCCINSFHFQVAERTLFLWNNDQIVNLIAHNRQVILPIILPALEKNAHGHWNQAVLNLTHNVRKMFVDMDEVLFMSCHTQFKEEEAKQSMVAEKRKEAWLLLENVASLQPVTGKTAVLVTPSATTIAC
- the LOC119996611 gene encoding photosynthetic NDH subunit of subcomplex B 3, chloroplastic isoform X2: MAAINLAGISLQPPNFFSADGTRRNRIKFLRKKRSISASVVSCSPESSATDPEKPEIELEFVGPKPESHGKYSVERAKAVSGEKLLRNIMLDNKIELYAAYILDGKDLLNERTNTELRYIKKKPESWRLACQTIVGNKENSGKVVVQRLPQWKK
- the LOC119996610 gene encoding serine/threonine protein phosphatase 2A 57 kDa regulatory subunit B' kappa isoform isoform X2 — translated: MIKQILSRLPRKSLKNDSSESVRQDSASPNSGSRSSGAPGPVTSGSISNGPKRTSSAVFPASVVAGIEPLVPFKDVPSAERMNLFVSKVSLCCVTFDFTEPTKNSIEKDVKKHTLLELVDFVSPGSMRFSEPAILAMCRMCAVNLFRVFPPNCRSHTGGNGGENDDELPVFDPAWPHLQIVYDLLLKFITSSCLDAKVAKKYIDHSFILRLLDLFDSEDPRERDCLKTILHRAYGKFMVHRPFIRKSTSNVFYRFAFETERHNGIAELLEIYGSIISGFAVPLKEEHKIFLWRVLIPLHKPKSLGVYFQQLSYCVTQFIEKEPKLASTVIKGLLKFWPITNSQKEVMFLAEIEEILESINMVEFQKIMAPLFWRLGCCINSFHFQDWLVSFPAPRLLHAREISFALPHVKPPE
- the LOC119996611 gene encoding photosynthetic NDH subunit of subcomplex B 3, chloroplastic isoform X1, giving the protein MAAINLAGISLQPPNFFSADGTRRNRIKFLRKKRSISASVVSCSPESSATDPEKPEIELEFVGPKPESHGKYSVERAKAVSGEKLLRNIMLDNKIELYAAYGKVMNCGGGGSCGTCIVEILDGKDLLNERTNTELRYIKKKPESWRLACQTIVGNKENSGKVVVQRLPQWKK